AACTTCCGCTAAACAGGAACGTCcaactgaataaaacaaacgGGGGTGGGTCGTGTCATTATTCCGCGTCGATTTATGACTCCTGGAACATGAAGCATTTAATATGACACAAATTCTCCATAATATTTTACACGTCTTGTGATACGTTGCCATTTTAGTGTTGCTAATGCGTACACAAGCTATACAAATATCAGGAGCACCCCCCTTCGCTCTACAGTTGGTTGTGCCGGAGTGACGACGCTGTCAACCAAGGAACAAGAGGCGCCAGGATCGAACACGAATTCTACGCATGGTAAAGACAAATGAGCGGATTACGCGTTTCCACGGagtaaaacattatattttcaGGGCAGCAGATAAATAGTGATGCCAAACACTGCTCAGGTTTCTGCATGTTGATGTGTCAGCGTCAGACATGGCGCAACTGTGCATAACTGGTGGGAGACTGATTTATTACCGGTCGCATCAATAAGACAGGTAACTGATCAACGAGAACTAGAATTATCGATTATCGCCACTAGAAAGATGTAAGATTATTATAAGATTCCCGTGACAGGAAGTAAATCCAGCTTGTATAGTTTGCATGCAGGCAGTGTTGTGATCGAGACCGAGTCGATTCCTGAGTCCCCAGTGATCAGGTCGACTCATCAAGGATGAATCAACTGAAAGtgtaaagaaacagaaaaaaaacacagcttttcgtgtaatttcaaaataattcaCTAAATGTGTGACACAACAGCCAAAAAATGGACAACAAACTTTATGTGCACCTATGTAACAACTAAAATCACAATATAGATATAGAACAGTATTAATGTAGCTATTCATATTTATATGCcaaatgtttttgtacaaatctaaacaaaacaaaaccatctAAATAGTTATCAATTCAAAAGTCGGTGCTAAGGTCAAGGGGAAAGGACTTATCCCTGTAACTGGTTTAAATCGCAGGTGAAGGTGTAATTGAGGATACAGCTgtctttttcctcatttctttaGTTTCATCTTCTGAATGGAGACCTGCGCTCACATTTTCCAGATCTCTGGAATCAAGACCCATGAAGAGAAGAGGGTTTTGGTCCAGGGAGTCCAGCAGCTGGGAGGGAAATACATAGGTGGCTCGGTGAGTCAGGATCTCTCCAAAACATCTCAGCATCTTAAAATAAGCTTCCTTTATTATGTttctaataattattattagttatgaGATCACCTTCAATCCAGCTGTGATGGCTCAAATGTGGTTACTAGTCTCTCAGAAAGTCAAGTCAGTCCTTTGTTATATTATAAAAGATAGAAATCATTCAAGGTATATTTAAGTGCAACAAATGTATGTTCTTCAATGCACTTTAAACATGTTGATGTAGTTTCAATAGTCATATTGGTGGAATCTTGGCATGTTTGGTAATATCCAATAATGCATTTAAAGTGTCCCTCCATTCAAACATGACTTTGATATTAGTTGTACTTTGCTGTCTTGTCCCCTTACAAAATCATGATGTCTTTGTAACATGTGACCCAGATCTGACTGTGTTTACTCTATAGTGTTGTTGATTAACTGTCTGACAAATAGATGCAATGATTGTCTTCCAGGTCTATCAGGAAGCCAGCACCCATCTCATAATCCCTCAGGTTTTGTCCAGTGAAAAGTTTTTTGCGGCCTGTGCAGCAGGTCAGTTATGATGTTCATAAATAGTTTATATTCATTCACTTCAGCACTTCACTTAACTCTAATGTAATCCTGTCTCCTGCAGGAAAGTGGGTTGTGACTCCAGACTACGTGTTGGAGAGTGTTAAAAATGGTTCCTGGCTTGTGGAGGGACTCTATGAGGTGGCCATTTCTACAGGTGCTCCAACTGTGTTCTACCCTGCCAGACAGTGGAGGGAGAAGGTGGCCAGTGGGAGGCTAACCGGGGCCTTTCAAGGGTGGAAGGTTCTCCTCGTGGTTCAAGAACCCTCCCGCAGAGCCATGTTCAAACggtacaaagacaaaaaaaaaaaacactctttataAAATACAAAGAATGAAAATTTGAAAATATAACATTTGGATTTTATTCTTTAATCTTCTGCAGGCTGCTAACAGCTGGAAAGGCCGAAATCTACAACATCCCTCCTCCCGGTGACGTCTCCATCACTCATGTCATAGCTAAACCCATCACAGAGAACTCAACATTCTACAATGCACCTTGTTATCCTGTGACCCACATTGTCCAGCACCTTTTTGGGGTAAGTCAGACCAATTTGTGATTATGAggataagttgttttttttcttacacattTGGGTTCTTTGCAAAGCAGCcgttttgacatgttttagcaggaaaagcagagATTTTTACAGTAGGTTTTCCAATCTGTAGACATAATGGAATTTCACCACATAGGAGCAGATGTTACTGATCTCGTTAATGatggctgtgttccatttatgTGAGCCAGGACGGTGCAACGCTGatgaagctaaatggaactaaGCCATCGTTAATGTGATGATTTACACCTGGGATTTGACTTCATTTAGCTGTCAAACATTTTGACAGGGCACAATAGGATTgtctttagtttattttttgattattttcatttatttaagttgttttttgtttagtttggcTTGGGATTTTGGTTTGAACATCTAAACTACAACATCTTTCTTTTCCGTGGCAGAGCAACTGCATAGACATGAATTTCAACATAACTGATGATCATCCAGCAGAGATGATGAAGGCCGACGTCGTCGTTATTGACTTCTCTAAGTTGGAGACGGAGCTCAAGGACTATGTCGTTAAACAGCAGGTgggtactgtgtgtgtgtgtgtgcgtttggtCTTGTTTTGCGtctacacaacaacaaaaagcactGAGGTGATTGCCTGcattatgtgttatttttgacgTTATTATTAACAGTGTATTTTCCCACAGGGCCGCTCGAGACTGAGCTTCCTGGAATTTCTGGGTTACCGTGACCCTCACTGTCCACAGTCACAGGTAGACACGCGTACACGCCACGCTCTCCTCATCACTGCCATACATCTCTAAAATAACTATGTATTTCATCAAGGAGATCGGGTCATTCAATTTTCTTTGTGTCATACCTTTCAATGGAAAGTGACGTGCGGAGCAAGTGAGCGTCATACGCAGGTCACCGATTTAACCACCGCTGTCAGGTGATCGGAGAGTTTTGATTGGCAGCCCTATTAACAATACTCCTCACTGTCCTGTCTATACCTTACCCAAGTGGATCTCCATCAGGCTGCTATTATAAGTGCTCATGTATTTCCATTCTGTATTTGGCGAGTCCATATGCTATTTGCCAATAAGTGACAGTCAGAAATGACCCCCCGAGAACTTGCGATGCCCATTCACTTCCTCTTTCCATTACCCTTCTGCCCTcaccttttctctccttttcctgcCGCCCGTCTCTTTGAGTGCcatgtttttctcctccttctgaTAAACCTCTTGCGTTTCATCATAGTTctattattctctctctctctctccaggcgGAAACAGACTTCAGCGATGTCGGCACGATGATAGAATGCGGTCTCTTCACTGAAGCCTTGGACTCGGTCAGGAGTGCCATGCTCCCCGGGCTGCTGCCACCGGTGCCGCATCTCACCGCCCTCTTAGACTATGCACAGCAGGTAGGAGCAGAATAATGACTCCTGGTGCTAAAATCCTAAACCCAGTTTAGTTCACAAAAATATAGAGCAAACGTTGAATGAAGTGCTTCCACCATATATTGTAATTACCTTTTTCATTCTCAGACTTCTTTGTAATTTGATATcagcctgtttgtgtttgccaaCTTGTCGTGTGTGCGTTATTTTGGCAGGAAAACGCCACGCCTTTCTTCCAACGGAATTTCCTGCAGGTCATGTATAACCTGCTCCTCACCAACCCTCCCTGGATGGCTCCCAGcagaatgaaaaaatatttctcCCAGGTGTTGCAGTGTCCTCGGTGTAAGATGGGCCTTTGGCCGTTCCTGCAGACGGCCGTCAGGTAATCCCGATGTCACAGATGATTCGAACAAATGTCCTCATGCAGCATATTTAGCGCTTGTCTCTACTTGTGTGTTCTCAGTTACTGTCTGTCCAGCGAGGTCACATGTCACCCACTCCCTGCACCTGCGTCGCCAACGCTGAGACGTTTCCATCATGACCTCGTGGCATTTGTCCTCAAGCTCTTCCAGGGGGAGCTGCACTCTATCACTGCAGGGTACCGACTTACAAATGACAGTACACCTAAATATTCCTTAATATATCATATTAGACTAACTTAGATGACCTGTCTTTCCCTCTGTCCACCCCTGCCTTTCTGTCGCTCAGTGATTTTGTGCAGCCTCAGGGAACCGCGGTTTCTCAGGCCTCAGCGTCAGGGTCTTTGCTCTATGGAGCCTTTTGGACTGTGTGGGAGCGTTCCACGCTGCTTTCTCAAGCTGTGAAACAACTCACCCAGCTTTTGGTACATGCTGCCAGTGAGGTAATGTGGAACTTGTACATTGTTAGTCTCActagatgtttttattttttttcccttctctctcttgTATTTACTGCTCTGGAGCCATAGCCGGGAGCAAGGGTATTGTTTTCACccgtgtctgtttgtgtgtgtgtgtgtgtgtcgacaaGGCTACACAGGTCTGCCTGCCTGCTGAGAACTGTGTGCTTGTTGCTTGAAC
The DNA window shown above is from Solea senegalensis isolate Sse05_10M linkage group LG5, IFAPA_SoseM_1, whole genome shotgun sequence and carries:
- the slf1 gene encoding LOW QUALITY PROTEIN: SMC5-SMC6 complex localization factor protein 1 (The sequence of the model RefSeq protein was modified relative to this genomic sequence to represent the inferred CDS: inserted 1 base in 1 codon), whose amino-acid sequence is METCAHIFQISGIKTHEEKRVLVQGVQQLGGKYIGGSVYQEASTHLIIPQVLSSEKFFAACAAGKWVVTPDYVLESVKNGSWLVEGLYEVAISTGAPTVFYPARQWREKVASGRLTGAFQGWKVLLVVQEPSRRAMFKRLLTAGKAEIYNIPPPGDVSITHVIAKPITENSTFYNAPCYPVTHIVQHLFGSNCIDMNFNITDDHPAEMMKADVVVIDFSKLETELKDYVVKQQGRSRLSFLEFLGYRDPHCPQSQAETDFSDVGTMIECGLFTEALDSVRSAMLPGLLPPVPHLTALLDYAQQENATPFFQRNFLQVMYNLLLTNPPWMAPSRMKKYFSQVLQCPRCKMGLWPFLQTAVSYCLSSEVTCHPLPAPASPTLRRFHHDLVAFVLKLFQGELHSITAGDFVQPQGTAVSQASASGSLLYGAFWTVWERSTLLSQAVKQLTQLLVHAASEEYDERAEKQRLCLADTLLELLSVLVEFWCQQNFKLNQNLVEKGLQDLAEHLTVISQDVAPAVVVQLVVRVSSTRLKVVMADAIFRSLCCRSGLTLGDEPLSLKKMVLSYLPALGRLARSPSGARISTGPTSHSCTSQETDCRRKRPLSSATRSQSSLAKETSVEKENXPRGFNRVNAQGETLLHRACKKNQVETVLQILALPGTDVNIKDYAGWTPLHEACNHGSTACVEALLRYLPAPVLHHQVGGVSPLNDALRNGHVDIAKLLLEHAGSSLLQQTDGDGHTALDLVSSPSQREELLHCAQVGDTAAEVWNLPLLEAGSTLLAHLIFSYQQERGLPGRTHKPCDGARSLGHRLVKALETHSYQTVTSGWTDQRAVRLTEDVETLLELSRGMYLGQVSQAVRECTGQNSQFLMEILEHLKCRAQTLVDGF